DNA sequence from the Malus domestica chromosome 11, GDT2T_hap1 genome:
AACTCTTCAAGAGCTAGTAAACTTAGTCACCGCCTTAGTGCCCTCGGACACCGCATGCTTGGCGAGCTCACCGGGCAGCACCAATCTAACCGCCGTCTGGATCTCCCGCGAAGTGATAGTCGGTTTTTTGTTGTACCTGGCGAGCCTGGACGACTCCTGGGCGAGCTTCTCGAAGATGTCGTTGATGAAGCTGTTCATGATTCCCATGGCCTTGCTGGAGATTCCGATGTCTGGGTGGACCTGCTTCAGGACCTTGAATATGTAGATCTTGTAGGTCTCCACGCTCTTCTtcgatctcttcttcttcttgtctcCGGCGGCGGCTCCGGCCTCCTTCGGAAGCTTCTTCCCGGCCTTGGGCTTCTTCTCCGCGGGGGCTTTCTCAGCCACGGCGGACTTCTCCGCGGGCTTCTTCTCAGCTTTGGGCGCCATCGGAAATTTTCTTGTTCCTTTTCTCGGCAAACAAACGAAAACCTTGAGAAGACGAATTTGGGAGGACTTTGGAAATTTGAGGGGATGTGATCGAATTGATGGGTTCGGTCTGGTATTTAAATAGGTCGTTGATAAGGGGAAGACGCGGATCGATGACGAGGCGAGGAGTGTCCGTTGGATGCGGTAGAGTAAATTGGGAGATCGACGGTTTGAGATGAAGCTTAAAGGAGCGGTTTGCTCGTTAGTTGGGCTGTCTACGTGGTACGTTATTATTGGGTTTGGTTAAAGGGTGCGGATCCATGAGCTGGGGCTAAATGGGCAATCGCGACGCTCCTCTATTTTTCCGAAGTAGAattatcttcctttttttttttcttttattcctTTATCTTTTATTTGAGTGTTCacagttaaatcacgtcaatgtcttatattaattttttataaaaaagaaagacaaaataaaaaagataagaGGAGGAGATGAAATGGGATGGAAAGAGGAGGATAGAAAATCCTAATTCTATTTTTCCTTTGTTGGAAGTTGAAAGTTGAAATTTTCTTTATGTGGTTTACTTGTTCATTGAAAATGTTTTGCCATTGCAATGGAATAGACAAATTAAGTAggcaaaattatatttttattgtttttttaatttgtctACGTTACTAGAGTTTAGTTTTTGCCTACATGACTTGTCAAAACGAGTTTGCCTACTCAATTGCTTATACCATTAAGGATACTTTACAAAGATGCTAGTTGACTTATACAACCATGTTCGTAGTAAGACATTCTCTAGATGTAATGTGATATATCCCCAACGTTTTAAATCCTAACTAATGTGGTATATTTGATCAATTTGCATTAATTTCCATGTTGTATGTTAATTAACCTCAATTGATACTGCAAACTTGAGGTTTTTGGCATAAAAAATCAGACCTCCAACTTATGTCAACACGTGAATATGAGCTTCGAGTGGTTCTTTAGTTCTCATTGCGAAGAGATGGCTTGAGCAAAAGTATGAGAATAGGCATGCCACTGTTGGAGGCTATCAACATACAATATGTGTGAGAATTTGTACGTTTGCGCTTGGATCTAACTTCTAAGCTAAACAACTGAGTAGGGAATGAGATTCTTGTGTTCAGTTGACTGAAGGGAAAATAGAAATCGAGAACTTAATGTAATCACTTCATAGGTGAAATAAAATTACAATCATTTTAAGAGATAATCATGGGTTGATGAGCCACTTTACATAGtctaaaatattgaaatgtaaaGAAAGCATTAGAAACCAGCAAGATTCAAGTTATAGATGACAAGGTGATGGTAGAAGAGTCCAGTGATACTAGTGATATTGGAATAGACTAAGAGAGACAATGCCTCTAAAGGTGCTCATAGTTTTGTTGGAATAATCGTCAACTGAATCATACCATGTGGTAGCAgagttaaaaatatttagatctCAGGGCTCATTAGTAGGGACACTTTGAAGAAAGCTTTGGGCTAAACTGAAGagcttttgggttttttattgaaaagcaCTTGAGTGTTTGATTGAAAAATCACTTGACATTTGTAACCGTAGAGATTGAATtaatcatgaaaaaaaaacaagtaaactTTAAATACCTTTGGTATTCAAATGATTTAATATTCCAAATTGAAACTGTGATGAACCGAACCATTGATATTTCTTGATTCCAGCTTCGGTTTGAGGTTGGAACCGAATCGAACCGCACTACGTCCATCCCTacgggtgcgtttggtacgcagacgggacggaacgggacgggacaggatgggacggaacgggacggaacgaaggtgtaatttttgaaaaagacatggggtatatttgtcttaaaatggtaaaacattgtgttccacagacgtggaacaaacccgttccaggggggcaggtgggacgcaaaaacaTCCAAAATCTGTctcgtggaacagcccgttccacccatttttggcgcaccaaacgcgggacggaacgcctcgtcccgttccgtcccgtcccgtcccacgtaccaaacgcaccctacggtatcgtttggtacgtgggatgggACGGAACGGAGTAGGACGAGGCGTTTAGTCCCATGTTTGGTGCACCTAAAACTGGTGGAACGCATTGTTCCACGGGacaaattttggatgaattttcgttccgcctcacTTCCTTGGAACGACTTGTTCCACATCTgtgaaacacaaaattataatctctccgtctccttcttcttcctccttgtttccatccgagagGATCTTTACTCCCTCTCCGTTCCATCTCAttccgtctgcataccaaacgatacctacGATACCTACGTGAACGGTTCGAGATAGATGAGCTTGAGCTCATAACGTGTCATTCCGAGTTTTGGGAAAGCAGTATGAGCTTAGGTGAGCTAGGATGAGTTGGGCTTTGTTGCTAATGGGCTAGTATCACATGTTTTAGGTACAAAATTAGTCGTTTCTGCTCACAGATGATCCAACAGGCTACTGTATTCAACAGAGTCCACCACCACTCACCTTCTCTCTCGGCATCGACATCATCCCGATCAATTTTTCCGATCTTCCAACTTCCAACACAAATCAAACCAATCCAATGATTTTTACTTTCATTTCTCTATCTTCTGATACGAACAACCCAATGAAATGAATCAAACGAAATCTCCTCATTACCCCAATTGATTGACCAAAAAATGAAGCTCGCTCGTCCCCATCGTCCCCTCGCAAACCCTCTCATCCACTCCAAACCCAGAAACCTCtgttcctccttctcctcctcctccaatcCCACCTCCCAAGATAATGACGAAAACGACGACGCCCGCTTCGTCTTCACCCTATCCGAGGTCGTTCGGGGGAAGCAGAGCTGGAAGCTCGCCTTCAACGACCCCTTCATTTCAGCTACCTTGGAGCCCCGCCACGTTGAGAAGGTTCTGATCCAGAACGTACGGAATCCCAGGTTAGCCTTGCGCTTTTTCAATTTCTTGGGCTTGCACAGAAGCTTCAGCCACTCTACGGCGTCGTTTTGCATTCTGATTCACGCCCTGGTTCAGGGCAATCTCTTTTGGCCCGCCTCGTCGCTTTTGCAGACCCTCTTGCTTCGTGGGTTGAACCCAAGTGAGGTTTTTCAATCTCTGTTGAATTCTTATAGGAAACTTGAATGTTCGTCGAGTGTGGGATTTGATTTGTTGGTTCAAGGTTATGTGCAAAATAAGAGGGTTTTGGATGGTGTTTTGGTTGTGAGGCTGATGAGGGAGTGTGAAATGTTGCCGGAGGTGAGAACTTTGAATGCCCTTTTAAATGGGTTGGTGAAAATTAGGCATTTCAATTTGGTTCTGCAACTCTTTGATGAAATGATCAATGTGGGTCTTCGACCCGATGTTTATATGTATACTGCCGCGGTTAGGAGCTTGTGTGAATTGAAGAATTTAGATAAGGCTAAGGAAGTGATTCGGTACGCTGAATCGAATACGTGTGAGTTGAGTGTTGTTATGTATAATGTGTTGATTCATGGGCTCTGCAAGTGCCAGAGGGTTTGGGAGGCTGTAGAGGTTAAGAATATGTTGGGTCAGAAGGGGTTGAAAGCGGACATTGTCACATATTGTACTTTGGTGCTTGGGTTGTGTAAAGTGCAGGAATTTGAGGTTGGTGTGGAGTTAATGAATGAAATGATTGAGCTGGGGTTTGTTCCGAGTGAAGCAGCTCTTTCGGGTCTCATGGAGGGGTTGAGGAGGAAGGGGAAGATTGAAGATGCTTTTGATTTAGTGAAGAGAATGGGAGAAGTTGGGGTGGTTCCTAATTTGTTTGCGTACAATTCATTGCTTAATTCTTTGTGTAAAGATGGGAAACTGGATGAGGCAGAATTGCTCTTCGATAACATGGGAAAGAAGGGTATGTTCCCCAATGATGTAACCTATTCTATATTGATTGATTCCTTCTGCCGAAGGGGGATGTTGGATGTTGCATTTCGTTATTTTGATAAAATGATTAATGCTGGAGTTAAGGTAACTGTTTACCCCTACAATTCTTTGATAAGCGGGCAATGCAAGTTTGGAACATTGAGTGTGGCGGAATCTATCTTCTGTGAGATGATGAATAAAGGAGTGGTTCCAACCGTTGTAACCTATACATCATTGATAAGTGGGTACTGCAAAGAAGGAGAGATGCACAAGGCATTTAGGTTGTATCATGAAATGATGGAAAAAGGCATTACGCCAAACACTTACACCTTCAGTGTAATTATTTCAGGTCTTTGTCGTGCAAATATGATGGCTGAAGCAACAAAATTATTTGATGAAATGGTGAAAAGGGGCGTTTTGCCAAACGAGGTGACTTATAATCTTATGATTGATGGGCACTGCCGACAAGGTAACACAGTTAGAGGCTTTGAATTGCTTGATGAAATGGTTGAGAAGGGTCTTGTACCAGACACGTATACATATAGACCTCTAATAAGTGGTCTGTGTTCGACGGGCAGAGTGTCTGAAGCCAAAAAGTTCGTAGATGACCTTCACAAAGAGAATTACAAGTTAAATGAGATGTGCTATAGTGCACTGCTACATGGttattgcaaggaaggaagatTACACGATGCATTAGGTGCTTGTCGTGAGATGATTGAAAGAGGAGTAGACATGGATCTTGTGTGCTATGCTGTACTAATTTGTGGAGCTTTAAAGCAACAGGATACC
Encoded proteins:
- the LOC103447728 gene encoding histone H2B-like, which translates into the protein MAPKAEKKPAEKSAVAEKAPAEKKPKAGKKLPKEAGAAAGDKKKKRSKKSVETYKIYIFKVLKQVHPDIGISSKAMGIMNSFINDIFEKLAQESSRLARYNKKPTITSREIQTAVRLVLPGELAKHAVSEGTKAVTKFTSS
- the LOC103447730 gene encoding putative pentatricopeptide repeat-containing protein At5g59900 — encoded protein: MKLARPHRPLANPLIHSKPRNLCSSFSSSSNPTSQDNDENDDARFVFTLSEVVRGKQSWKLAFNDPFISATLEPRHVEKVLIQNVRNPRLALRFFNFLGLHRSFSHSTASFCILIHALVQGNLFWPASSLLQTLLLRGLNPSEVFQSLLNSYRKLECSSSVGFDLLVQGYVQNKRVLDGVLVVRLMRECEMLPEVRTLNALLNGLVKIRHFNLVLQLFDEMINVGLRPDVYMYTAAVRSLCELKNLDKAKEVIRYAESNTCELSVVMYNVLIHGLCKCQRVWEAVEVKNMLGQKGLKADIVTYCTLVLGLCKVQEFEVGVELMNEMIELGFVPSEAALSGLMEGLRRKGKIEDAFDLVKRMGEVGVVPNLFAYNSLLNSLCKDGKLDEAELLFDNMGKKGMFPNDVTYSILIDSFCRRGMLDVAFRYFDKMINAGVKVTVYPYNSLISGQCKFGTLSVAESIFCEMMNKGVVPTVVTYTSLISGYCKEGEMHKAFRLYHEMMEKGITPNTYTFSVIISGLCRANMMAEATKLFDEMVKRGVLPNEVTYNLMIDGHCRQGNTVRGFELLDEMVEKGLVPDTYTYRPLISGLCSTGRVSEAKKFVDDLHKENYKLNEMCYSALLHGYCKEGRLHDALGACREMIERGVDMDLVCYAVLICGALKQQDTGRLFGLFNEMHNQGLRPDNVIYTSMIDEYGKAGKLDKAIGVWDIMVGEGCLPNVVTYTALVYGLCKAGYMDKAELVLKDMLVGDAFPNHVTYGCFLNHLSKEGTMEKALQLHNDMLAGLSANTATYNILIRGFCKMGKFQEASQLLVEMTVNGIYPDCITYSTFIYEYCRRGNLLEAIKLWDVMLDRGLKPDILAYNFLIYGCCVTGEITKAFELRDDMMRRGLKPNRVTYNTLIRGTCLTS